The Deinococcus aestuarii genome includes the window GGTGCGAGCGAGCTGGACCGCATCTCGCTTGAACTCGGCGCTGTGGATTCGGCGATTGATCATGATGGTGCCTCCTATCTTCGAGGCTTATCTCCATCTACGCCAGATCGGGTCACCCGCAAACGCCATCCCTGCCCATGGAAGCCGGGCGCACACTCCCTGAAGTAGACCTGGCGCCATGATCAGGCAGAAGGTAGACGTTGAACAACGACGATTTGGTGGCAGCCCCCGCATAGAACTACTCCTAGTGCTGCAGGTTCTGATCCAGAACATCACCGAGTTGCTGGAGGAGGCGTAGCACTCCTGCAACGACAGCGACTTGGAGAAGCGATTCCTGCTGCGGGCCGTGGAGGTTCACGGCCCGCCATGATGCTGGCGTACCTCCTGAGCCCAGTGTCAGGGAAGCCGCCGTGAGACGCAGTGGCAGAAAGGGAGAGGGGACGAGTCCAGGTTTGATCTTCGGGTGAGTCCCGCTGCTCCCGTGCCCCAACCGGTGCCGAAGCCACCAGCCCCGATGGCCGGGTGCAGGGCCAAGCCTCCAGGCGGCGCGTGCGCACGCCGCTCGCGCCTCCGGTCCGTGCCGCTCCGGCCGCTTGCCCGGACGCCCGCGCTCGCCCCACATCCCCCCGTGTGACGGCCCAACGGAAACAAGCCCGCCCGGTCCCCGCCTTGCCCCTCGATGCCTGCTGTCCCTCGAGATCCCCGCCTCCAAGCCGTTCCTTAACTCGTTCTGAAGACGGTCCAAGAGCGACCTTCCTTCCAACCGCCGTGGCGACCCCCACCATAGATTAAGGGGCCGTATGTTTTCTCACTTCACCTCGGCCGTGGCACCCTTCGACGTGCTCGTCCTCCTCGCTCCGTCGGGCGGGCCGGGGGTACTGGAGGCCGTGCTGGCTGACCTGCCCGCCGATCTCCCCGCCGCGGTGCTGATCGGGCCATCCCCGGGCCGGGAACTTCCCCTGGTGGAGACCCTGGGCCGCCACACCCCGCTGCCCGTGCATGTCGCCGAGGACAGCACGGTGCTCCAGCCGGGTCACCTTTACGTGAGCCCGCCGCATACGGTCCTGGAGGTGCGGCCGGATGGGCGCTGCGCCGTCACGCCTGGGGGTGAGTGGACCTCGGAGCGCCCGCTGGACCGGCTGCTGGCGTCGCTGGCCGTGAGCTGCGGTGAGCGCGCCCTGGCGGTGGTCCTGGGTGGGCAGGGGCGCGACGGGCTTTCGGGCGCGCGCGCCCTGCGTGGCGCGGGCGGAACGGTGCTGGTCGGGGACCCGGCTCCGGCGGACCCCGCCGACCTTGCGCGTGCGGTGGTCGAGGCTGGGGCGGCGGACCGGGTGGTGTCGCCATGGGACCTCGGCCACACCATCACCACCCTGCTGGCGGGCCGGCACGTCCTGCCGCCGGGCGAGGTCGCCCTGGTCGAGAAGACGGCCGAGCGGTGCGACGAGGGGATCATCGGGCGGATGGGCGACGCCCACTGTGTCCTCGACCGCGAGTTTCGCATTCAGAGCGTGAACGCGGCGGCCGAGCGCCTGCTCGGGGTGCCACATACGGCGCTCCTCGGGCACTCGCACTGGGACGCGTTCCGGGCGTTGGTAGACGCGCCCGTCGGCCTCGCGCTCCGGCGCGTCGTTGCCGAGGGCACCGAGCAGCACTTGACCCACCACTCCACGGGAGAGGGCCACGACCTGCACCTGGAGGTCAATGCCTACCCGGCCGAAGGGGGTGGGGTCTCCCTGTTCTGGCGCGACGTGACCGGGCGGGTGCAGGCCGAGGCGGCGCTACGGGAGAGCGAGGAGAAGTACCGTGCGCTCTTCGAGCAGATGGACGAGGCCTACGCGGTCGTCGAGGTGCTGGCGGACGCTGAGGGACGCTGGACGGACTTCCGGTTCCTCGACGCGAACCCCGCCTTCTTGCGGCACACCGGGATGCCGTACCCCGTCGGGCGCACGGCCACAGAACTGCTCGGCACGCCGAACCCGCGCTGGGCCGAGCTATACGGCCGCGCGGTGGACACAGGAGCGTCGATCCGGGTAGAGGAGACTGAACTCACGCTCGGGCGCGTGTTCGACCTGAACATCTTCCGCCTCGGTGGCGAGGGGAGCCAGCGTGTGGCCGTGCTCTTCACCGACATCACAGGGCGCAAGCAGGCCGAGGAGGCGTTGCGCGCCTCGGAGGAGCGGCAGGCGTTCTTGCTAAAGCTCAGCGACGCGCTGCGGGCCGCGCCCGACGCGGACGCCGTGGGGCACCGGGCGCTGGGGCTGCTCTCCAAACACCTGCGCCTGGACCGCTGCTACATCGGCGTGTACCGACTGGAAGATGACTGGGGTGCCTTCACCCATCAGGTGGGCAACGACCACGTGCCGCCCGTGCCCAGCGGCGTGCGCCTGTCCGATTTTCCGGACGCCCTACGCGTGGCGTTCGACCGGACACTCGTGATTGGCGATGTTGCGCACACGGGGGGCCTCTCCAACGTGGACCGGCAGAACCTCAGCGGGCTGGACATGGGCGCGCTCGTCGCCGCGACCCTGCGCAAAGGTGAGGGCCATCCGCTCTGGTCCATCGTCGCGATCTCCGCGACCGCCCGGCGCTGGACGCCCGGCGAGATCGCGTTACTGGAAGAGGTCACCGAGCGCACCTGGTCGGCCATGGAGCGCGCCCGCGCCCAGGCCGCCCTGCGCGCCTCGGAAGCCCGGTACCGCACGATCTTCGACTCGGTTGACGAGGGGTTCGTGCTTGCCGAGCTGCTCTATGACGGCGAGGGCCGACCTGTGGACGCCCTGTATCTCGAAGGCAACCCCGCCGCCTCGCTCCTGACCGGCGTTCCCGACTTCTCGCGGCGTCGGTTGAGCGAGGTGATGCCAGGGGCAGAGCCCTCCTGGCTGGAGGTGTACGACCGGGTGGCCCGCACCGGGGTGGCCGAGCGCCTGGAGCGCCACCTCGGCCCGCTCGGACGCTGGTACGACTTCCAGGTGTCCCGCGTGGCGGACGGCGCCCTCGAGAGCGCACAGCGCGGTCCCCACCGCGTGGCGGTGATCTTCCAGGACGTGACCGAACGCAAGCGCCGCGAAGCGAATCAGGGCCTGCTGGTCGAGATTTCCAACGACCTCAGCCAACCTTCCAGCGAGGAGGAGCTGCTCCACACGGTCGGCGCCAAACTCGCGGCCCACCTGGGGCTAACCTGTTACCACTACGTGGACGTCGACGAGGACCGCGGCGAGGTCACGGTTCGCCACTTCTGGCATGCGCTGGATGTGCCCGCCGTCCTGGGCACCTATCCCATCGACGGGTTCATCCCTCCTGACGGGCTGAACCGCCTGCGCGCCGGGGAAACGTCCGTCGTTCGCGACGCCCAACATGGCCTGCCCGGCGACACGGCCGCGACGGCAGGGCTGAGGGCGGGGGCCGCCGCCCAGCAGATCGGCGCTTACGTCGCCGTGCCCTACAGCCAGGACGGGAGATGGAAAGCCTACTTCGCCGTCGCGGACAGCCGGGCGCGGCCGTGGACAACGCCTGAGATCAGTCTTATTCAGGAGGTCGCCGGCCGGGTGTTTCCACGGATCGAGCGCGCCCGCACCGAGGACGCCCGGCGGACCTCGGAAGCGCGCTTCCGGGCGGTCGCCAACCTCGTGCCCGACCTGCTGTGGGAAAGCCGGCCCGACGGCTTCACCACCTGGTACAACCAGCGCTGGCTGGACTACACCGGGCAGACCTTGGAGCAGGCAACCGGCTGGGGGTGGACGAACGCCGTCCACCCGGAAGACCGTGAAGGGTCGGCCCAGCGGTATGGGCAGGCCGTCCAGGCGGGCCAGCCGTTGCGTCAGGAGCACCGCATCCGCCGCCACGACGGGGAGTACCACTGGTTCGTGGTCAACACCGTTCCCATCCGGGACGAACGTGGGGAGGTGGTCTGGGTGTACGGCGCGGCGACAGACATCCACCACCTGCGGGTGAAGTCCGCCCTCCTCGAAGAGCGGGTGGAGGACCGCACCCGTCGCCTCGCCGACCTCAACAGCGAACTGCGCGCGCTGGCCGCCGCGTCGTTTCATGAATTGAGCGAACCGCTGCGGAGGTTGCGCGGTTTGCTGCACCTGCTCGAACGTCGCGCGGGGGACGGGCTCGACGAGCAGATGGAGCGGTACATCGAGTTGATTCGGGCGGAAGCGCAGCGGGCGGAGGGCCTGGCCGAGAACCTGACGGCCCTCGCCCGCCTTCAGAACCAGGAGTTGAAACCGTCCCGGGTGGCGCTCACGCCGCTGCTCGTGCAGGTGCGCAGCGACCTCGCCCCGGCCCTCGGTGCCCGGGCCGGGAAGTGGACCGTGGGGGAGTTGCCGGTGGTGGAGGGGGACGCCCTGCTGCTGCGTCAGGCGTTCACGGAACTGGTGTACCACGCCCTGAGATCCGCGCCGGGCGAGGCGCGGGTGGAGGTGGGGGCCGAGGGGTCGGGGGACCGGGTGGGCGTGACCGTGACCGTCACGCCCACGCAGGCCGAGGGGGCGGACCCCGGCGGGGACGGCCTGGCGACGGCGCGGCGGGTGGTGCGGCGCCACGGCGGTACGCTGGACGTGGACGTGCGGGGAGATCAGGCCCGGTTCGTGGTGCGTCTGCCCGGTCGGCTGGGCGAGTGAGCCGTCATGTGGATGCGGGGGAGGCCCCCGTCACGCTCCTGGAGGATCGCAGGACGGCCCGGTGATGAACAACGAGGGCTAGGCACTTCCTGCCTGACCCTGGTTGGGCAGTCTCCGTCCTACATCGCGGGCAGGGGGCTGGGGAGGCCCGGCGTGTTCGGGTTGTCGGTGGGCATGGGGTCGGGCATCCCCGGCAGGTCGGGGTTGGCGGGCGGGTCTATGATGGGGCCGGTGTCGTCGCCGCCCGGCATCTGCTCGGGCAGGGAGGCGGGCACGTCGGTCGGCTCGATGGCGGGCGCGGGTGGACGGTCGGAGGGTCCAGTCATGGTGTACCTCCGGGGTCAGGATGAGGGCATCATCCGTCCTCACCCTGAACGGGCAGAAGAGGAGGCCGTGAAGGGAACTCCACCCCCGGACTCCCGGAGTGCCTCTTCCACGGGCGCAATCGCGTTCCTCCCGTCCATGCCGCACGACGGCGGGGAACAGTCCGCTAGGGCAGGTGGTCCAGAAAGCGCGCACGCGCCGACAAGAAGCCCGCCGGGTTCTCAAGGTGCGCGACATGCCCCGTGGCGGGCAACACCGCACGGAAGGGACTGCCCAGTGATCCCCCAGCGCCATGCCCGGGCGGCGCCCTTCGCCTGAACACCCTCGCTCACCCCTCATCCGAGAGCGCGGTGAGCACCTGGAGACCGCGCACACTGAGCTGATGCCACACGTACCTCCCGGACCGGGACGAGGTGACCAGCCCCACCGCCCGGAGCGTGCCGACCTGCTGCGAGACAGCGCTGGGAGTCAGCCCCAGGCGCCGCGCCAGTTCTTGCGTCGTGAGCGGGACGCACAGCAGGCTCAGCAGGGCCGCCCGCCGCTCCCCCATCACCACCCGGGCGACCTGCGGTGCTCCCGGCGGCTCATCCCACCACAGATTCGCGCTGCCCCACGCCGAGTAGGCGACGGTGGGCTGCCAGGGCGCCTCCACCGTGACGTACAGGTCCGGCCAGGCGAACACCGAGGGCAACAGCAGCAGGCCACGTCCCGCCGCCGAACCCCGCCACTCCCAGTGGTCCAGACCGACGGTGAGCACCCCGTCCCGGTAGCGCGTGAGGGGATGCAGCTCGGCGAAGAGGGTCTCCGGGCCGTACAGCGCCAGCGTGCGGGCCCGGAACTGCACGTCGCGTTCCAGCACCCGTCGCAGGCGCGGCCATTCGGGCGCGAGCGCCGCCTCCCAGTACCTCTCCAGAACATCGGCGAGGGCGGCGAGGCTGGCTTCCGGTCGGGTGAGGTAGGGCGCCAACCGGGCCGCGTCCGGGGTGGGGTGGGCCGCGAGTGCCTCCCGGACCTCCGCCACCACGAGGTCCGGTGGGGTCGCCCGCAGGACGGCGAGTTCAGCCGCAACTTCGGGAAAGGGCGTGGAGGGCGGAGGCGTCAGAAAGTTGGGCGCATAGCCCTGGGGCGGCACCAGGGCGAAGAGGTGGGGCAGGTCCGCAGGTGAGACCACCTCGCGCGCTCGCCGTGCCCAGGCGGCGTGAATGGCCCGGGAGGGCGGCGCGCGCAGGGTCCGCAGGCTCGCCACCACTTCCCACAACGGGCTGAAGGCAAAGCGGAGCTGCGTGAGGTCTCGGGCAGCGAGCGTGAGTGCGATCATCGGACGATGTAGCTCCAGCTTAATTCCTCCTGGCGGCCGGGCGGTGAACCTACCCTGGGCGACATGAGCGACCCTGCCCCCCGCTTCACCCTGTCCGCCGATGAGGTGGCGTCCTACCTCGCCCGCCTGGGGCTGGTCGGACCCCTCCCGCCCACCGTGGAGACCCTGCGCCTGCTGCACCGCACCCACCTCTCCAGGGTGCCGTTCGAGAACCTCGACATCCACCTGGGCCGAAACATCGTGCTCGACGGGCGGCGGCTGTTCGACAAGGTGGTCGGTGAGCGGCGCGGCGGGTTCTGCTATGAGGTGAATGGCCTGTTCGCGGCCCTGCTGTGTGCCCTGGGCTTCGAGGTGACGCTCCTCTCGGCGCAGGTGGCGGGACAGGACGGCACCCTCGGGCGGGAGTTCGACCACCTCGCCCTGCGGGTGGACGTGGGCGAGCCGTTGCTGGCCGACGTGGGCTTCGGGGACGCCTTCCTCGAACCGCTGCGGCTCCAGCCGGGCCTCCTCCAGCCCGAGGGGGACCAGACGTTCCGGCTCGATCAGGAGGGAGAGGCGTGGACGCTCTGGGAGCGCCGTGCCGGGGGGGCGTGGGGCAGGCAGTACCGCTTCACCCTCACGCCGCGCGAGTTGGCCGAGTTCGCCCCGATGTGCGATTACCACCAGACCTCGCCGGACAGCCACTTCACCCGGGCGGCCCTGGTGACCGTCGTGACGCCCGAGGGCCGCGTGACCCTGCGCGGCGACCGGCTGTACACCACCGTGCACGGCCAGCGCGACGAGCGTGTCGTGTCGCCCGAAGAACGGGCCGTGCTGTTGGACGAACACTTCGGTCTCCGTGTCCCGGCCCTGCCGGACAGGCGGTGAAGGTCTCCCCACCTCCGGGTGCCACGTGGACCACACCCGTTCGCCTGGTCGTCTCCCTCCCACTTGACCGGGCCCGGAACAGCGGCGCTCCAGTTTTAAACTTCATCTGTGCACTTCCGACCCAGCCGCCTGCCACCTCACGTGGCCCTGCCGGTCTTCGCCCGCCTGTACGGGTGTGACGAACAGGACTTCGCGGGGATACCCGCCCAGATGACTGCCGCCTGGATCGTTCGGGACGACGGCCAGAACGCCCTGGGTGCCGTCGGGCTGCGTCCTTCACCGGCCCACGGCGCGGAGGTGATGGGCGGCGCGTTCCCAGGAGCAGGGCAGCACGAGGTGGTCCTGGCGCTGCTCGACGCGGCGTTGACCGCCCAACCTCGCCTGTACGCCTACGCCGAGGCCCACCTGCTGCCCGAGGAGACCCTGCGGGCGGCGGGCTGGCACCCCGTGGGCGCCTCCACCCGCATGACCGGTCCCGTCCCGGCGCTTTCACCCAGCGTGCCGGACGGCTTCAGGGTCGTCCCACTCTCCGAGGTGGGCAACCTGGAGGATCGCCTGGCCGCCCAGCAGACCTACGCCGACCGGATCGGGCACACCCTCGTCACCGCCGACGCCCTCCAGCCCGACGTGGGCGGGACCGATGACACGCTCGGGCGCCTGGCCTACGACGCTTCGGGCGTGCCTGCGGGCGTCTGCCGGGCCTCGCTGCAAGGCGAGCAGCTTGCGCTGGGCACGCCGGGGGTATGTCCTGACGCGCGGGGCACCGGGCTGAGACGGGCGCTGCTCCTGTCAGTCTGCGAGGCCGGGCGGGCGGCGGGCGCGACCCGGCTGGTACTGGAGGCTTGGGGCGATACCGAGGCGGAGCGGCAGGAGGATGAAGCGTTGGGCCTGATGGTCGAGGCATGGACCCCGATCTATGGAGCGGCCCACCCATAAGCTGCGCGCCCACTTCCAGACCTTGACCGCTCGCTCTGGGAATGGCGTGAACAGCCTTGAGGCCCGCCCGCCTCCCCGCCCCCCGTGTTGACTCTGGCCTTGCCTGCTCTACAGCGGGTCTGAGACGTACAGGTAGACGTCAGCGAGCTGGGCGGGAAGACCACCGATTTTCACGCGCTGGCCGCGCTCGTCCACACCGTCGAGACTGACTTTGCCCCGCTGGACGGTCAGCCCGCGCGGAAGATCGCCGTTGTGGGGACCAGGCAAGTAGACTGTGCCGCCGTCGGCGGTGATGGCGTAGGCGTGCAGGCGCTCCCGCTCGACTCGCTTTCCCAGGAGCAACGCCCAGGTGTGCGGCACCAGGCAGGGGAAGAGCGGCCCGATGGTCTGTCCCGGATGCAAGAGGGTTTCCCACTCGCGCTGGTCGTGCATTCCTTACCCTACCGGTCCCACTCTGACGCTCTCAGCACACGCGGATCGCCTGAGCCCTTCTCCCAGCCTGCCGCTGGACTGCTTAAGATCAGGAATGTTGACCCTGGCGCTCGGCCTGGCTCTCACCCTCCCTCCTGGCCCGGGAGCGGCCACGGCGACCGACTCGCCCACCATCCGGTGTCGGCCCCTGACCTCGGCGCCCTTCCAAGACCTGCTGTGCCGACCTGAGGAACCTCAAGCGACTCGACCGCCACTCCTGCACAACCCCTTCTTCCCGCAGGTCGGGAATCCCCTCTCACCTGAGGACGACCGGGCTTGCTTCCTCAAACAGCCTTCCAGCCGCCCTGAGCCTCAGAGTCCTCCCCCCCAACCCTCGACGTTCCGCATCCGCTACCAGGCGACGGTTGAGGGGTTGGGCTGCGACCCGCTTCCCCAGGACCGTTAACGAGAGACACTCTCCCTGCACCCGCCGCCGCGCCAGACCGATCAAGGGGAGTGAGGCCGGTGCCCTTCCCGCAACGACGACCGGAAGGACACGAGGACAGGCTTCTCAAGCAGGCGAAGGATCAACACGGGGGGAGCCCTTCGGGCAGGGCGTGGGCCGCCGACCGCTCCCGGTGCTGGGTGCCGTTCAGCAGAGTGGTCAGTTCCTGAAGGCCAGGCTGGCGAGTTGAGCCGAGTACCGGCCCGGGGCGTCGTTGCGGATGGTGAGCAGGCCGGTGACTTCGTTCTGGTCCTGATCGGTGAAGCGCCACACGCTCGTGACCGTTTTCCCCGCCGTGCTCTTGGTAAGGGGCGTCCAACCGGCGGCCTGGAGCTGCGCGCCAAACGCTTCGAGAAGCTGTGCGGCGCTCAAGGACGACTGGATGGAAGCGTAACTCGTCCAGCTTCCGCCCCCGCCGCCCCCACCACTAGGCTGAACGTTGGCGCCGCCCGGCGGGCGCAACGTAGGGAGGTTGCTCCGCAACTCGGCGCCCCTCCCCTCCCTGAACTGGAGTTGTTCGCGCAGATTCCGGTCCCTGTTCAGGTTCAGGGTGACCCGGGTGACGGCGCCCACCCGCCTGATCTGCCCGTGGAGGCTGACCTGCTGCTCCAGCCGGTAGTACGCCAGCGCGCTCACGTTCCCTTCGGCCTCCGATTGGAAGCCGCCTTCAAGCGAGGGACCGAGGGGTCCGTTGAAGGCCGTCCACCCCAGAGCCTTCAGCGAGGCTTGCAGCGCCGCCTGCACCTGGGCCGGTGGGGCGGCGCTGTCGAAGAAGATGCTCTGGGAGTCGGGGAAGTCGGGGGTGCTGCTGCTTCGGACAACACTCCCGATCAGTTGACCCGCAGGCACACGCGGCAGGGGTCCGAGTGGCTGGGGGGGGAGTTGACCGACCAGCAGCCTGGCCTCGACGTTGATGGGACCGAAGTCGGTGCCCAGGGCGCGTCGAACCAGCTCACGCTCCCGGGCGAGGTCCGCCGGGGAGGGGACAGGGGCGGTCTGGGCGAGGGCGCCGGACACGGCGAGCAGGGCGGCCAGAAACAGGCGACGGTTCATGCAACCTCCGGGAGCTGACATCAGGGAACAGCCCACGTTCACCGTATCCAACCTGGCGCTGATGTTTGGCTGATGTTCGCGCGTTCCGCCGCCGAAAGAAGTTGGCCCGCACAGCCAGGGCCCTCCTCTCGCAGGACAGCCCGTGTGCTGCGGCGGGCACCCTGAAGCTGGAGGGGTCTTGCTGTTGGGAAGCTCACGGGTCGTGTGGGCGGCCCGTGGCACCATCACGTGAAGACGCATATGCGCTCAACCCATGCCCCGCCGCTTGCCACGTTGCCGCCATCTCCGACAACCCTGGCCGCCCTCGCGGGGCTGACCCGTTTCGCCCCTCGGCTCCCACGGGTGGCCCTGTGGGAGCCGAGGGGCAGCTTGATCGTCACTTGGGCGTGCGGCCCCGGCTAGACTCTCGCCGTCGGGCATCGGGAACGGCCTGGGCCGGGGGGCGCCCTGAAGGTGGGTGTGCCCACGAAGGGCCGCCCCGGCACCCGTGGGCTGGTGGGGGCCTCCTGATACAGCGCCTGGTGACTCTGCATCTCGACCCGGACGTGTTCGGCGAGGGGCGGGTGCTTGAACGGCTCGCCGTCCGGGCCGTCGTCCTGTGGGAACGGCAGGTGCTGTCGCTGCATTTCCCGTCGAACGGGGACGACAAGTTCCCCGGCGGCGGGGGAAACCCCACAGGTGGCGCTGCGCCGGGAACTAACCGAGGAGTGCGGCGCGACCCCGTTGGAGGTGTGTGGGAAAGTGGGGGAGGTCGTGGAGGTCTTTCGACCACAAGAGACGGAGTACGACGCCTTTCACATGACCTCCCGCCATTACGTGTGCCGGTGGGGAGCCACTTCGGCGAGCAGCAACTGGAGGACGACGAGGCGGAGTTGGGACTGACCCCGGTGTGGGTGGAACTCACGGAAGCGATCCAGACCTGCGAGGAGGCCCTGGAGGCCCAGCGGGCTCCCCGGTGGGGACGACGCGAACTGTGGGTGTTGCGGGAACTGAACCGGCGTGCCGGGCCTTCCTGAGCGGCACACAGGAGCCAACGCCAACCTCTGCGCAGTGGAGTGTGATTCGGTGGCGGCGCCGCTGTGATGCACCCGAGGCGTCGGCTGATTGAACGCACAAAAGTTTCTCAAGTTTGTCCGCTCCCCTCGGGGACCCGGGGGATGCCAAATAGCCAGCATCGATAACAGTGTTGGCCCACAGCTCACTCTCGGGCTTTGCCTTCCTCAGCTTCTTCTGTAGACCTGCACTTGGATACCGTAGGGGACTTCAAGTTCGAGTGGCCCGTACAGCCTCATAGAGGCAAAGCCACGCGCAGGCAGAGCCTCCGGCCAGCCCTGAGTTTCCCTCATTCCCCTTAATTGAACGCGTGTCGTTCCGTCTCCAAGCGTGACCTCTCCCTGAGTGAGATCAATCCCCATGTAGTCCCCGGTAGCCGGGTTGATTTGTGGCGCGGCGAACTTGTGCTTCCCGGGTCCGTCTTGACCTGCCAGAATCACTGTCCATTGAAAGTCGCTGACCGCTTGATCAATGGTGGTGTTGCTTTTTTGAACAATATTTTCCAATCCGCTCTCATGGCTATGAATGATGGATTTTAACCACTCCTCTTGATATGACTGCTGTTCATATAATTTGCGCAGAAAGAGGTACATTGCCCCCCGTCTCTCTATCGTATCGTCTCGACCCAGACTGTCCAGGCCGTCCAGGCTGGCACCGCTGGCATTCTGCAAGAATGCCGACACGAAAGCTACGTTTCCACCCATCGTGTTGTAGCCGCAAAGGTCTTCGGCCAGGTGAGACATTCCCTCATTGACGGCGATGGTCTCGAAAGGCGGATGGTCGTCTCCCAGATATGGCAGGGTCTTGTTGCCGAAATGGGCGAGGTGCTGAAACTCATGACACGCCGTCGCCTTGAGGCTCAAATGATTGAAGTTGAGATCGTTCTGTTGTGGTAGTCCCAGGTAGAGGACCTCTGCTTCGTTGCTGCCAGGATTGGTGTCGTCAAACCTCATCAGGTCCAGTGGGTTGAAAAAACCGACCGCGAGGCCAGAAGCATTTAGCTCTCCACTGAAAAAGAGAAGAAGCCGCCTATTGCCATCCACATCGCTGGCACGGCCAAAGAGCTTCTCCTCAAGAGGAAGAAGTCGTTGTGAGAATGTCCGGACGATGCCAGAAACCGAGGCGTCCTCCTCTCCGTGTGCCTGATGCAGGTCACGGTCATCGACATAGGCGGCGACCCGGGCATCGGCAAAGATCAGGGTGGACGGGAGTGTTTTGCTGGTCTGCCCGCCATCCGCGAGATTGGGAAAATGGAATGTCCGGTGGTGGGGAAGGTTCTGGGGGGAAGCGTCCAATGCTGCGACGGCAGGGGGCACGGGCCGACCTTGAGGGAGCCGCCTCTGAACAGTGGTGTAGAGCTTATCCTTCCACCGGGAGATGTCGTCTTCCCCAGAGCTCTCGCTGGAAGTGAACAGGCTTCGGCTGGTGGAGTGGCCCTCCCCGGCGGGGAGGGCCACCGGCGATGAGGTGGAATTCCTGAGGAGCACGTCGTACTGCCCCGCCTCTATCTCTACCCGACCGTCGGAGGGGGAAAGAACCCTGATCTCTCCCACCTCGACCTGGGGACGGACGTGAAGGGGAAAGGCGGCACCGCCGTCCATGCTGATGGAATGCTGCCCCGGACTCAGCCGCCCCTGCCAGCGCGCGGCGCTGCCCACGGCCCGACCGTCAATACTCCAGGTAACGTTTCGCGTCGCTTGGAGTGTCACGGGATTACGCAACGTGGCGCCCGGGGTGGGAAAGATGAGCTTGGGGGGGGCGGGGAGAGCATTACACGCCAACAGCAGGGGAACCAGCCCTGCCAGGTACGCCTGGTGAGGTGTCCTCACGGCACAACCTGAAATCCCAGATTGACGGACGACGTGGTGCTTGTCGAGAGGTAATGGTGCTGCACATACAGGGGGTCACCCGCCTGAACGCTGGCCGTCACCTTGACGCTGGCGGGTTGTCCCAGGCCACTGACACCAGCCAGGGTGCTCGCAGGAAGGACGGCGGAGGTCTCGGACGTGGTGAGGTTCACCACGGTCTGCCCGTTTTGCTTCACGTTCAGGAGGTACCGCTCCGC containing:
- a CDS encoding PAS domain S-box protein, with translation MFSHFTSAVAPFDVLVLLAPSGGPGVLEAVLADLPADLPAAVLIGPSPGRELPLVETLGRHTPLPVHVAEDSTVLQPGHLYVSPPHTVLEVRPDGRCAVTPGGEWTSERPLDRLLASLAVSCGERALAVVLGGQGRDGLSGARALRGAGGTVLVGDPAPADPADLARAVVEAGAADRVVSPWDLGHTITTLLAGRHVLPPGEVALVEKTAERCDEGIIGRMGDAHCVLDREFRIQSVNAAAERLLGVPHTALLGHSHWDAFRALVDAPVGLALRRVVAEGTEQHLTHHSTGEGHDLHLEVNAYPAEGGGVSLFWRDVTGRVQAEAALRESEEKYRALFEQMDEAYAVVEVLADAEGRWTDFRFLDANPAFLRHTGMPYPVGRTATELLGTPNPRWAELYGRAVDTGASIRVEETELTLGRVFDLNIFRLGGEGSQRVAVLFTDITGRKQAEEALRASEERQAFLLKLSDALRAAPDADAVGHRALGLLSKHLRLDRCYIGVYRLEDDWGAFTHQVGNDHVPPVPSGVRLSDFPDALRVAFDRTLVIGDVAHTGGLSNVDRQNLSGLDMGALVAATLRKGEGHPLWSIVAISATARRWTPGEIALLEEVTERTWSAMERARAQAALRASEARYRTIFDSVDEGFVLAELLYDGEGRPVDALYLEGNPAASLLTGVPDFSRRRLSEVMPGAEPSWLEVYDRVARTGVAERLERHLGPLGRWYDFQVSRVADGALESAQRGPHRVAVIFQDVTERKRREANQGLLVEISNDLSQPSSEEELLHTVGAKLAAHLGLTCYHYVDVDEDRGEVTVRHFWHALDVPAVLGTYPIDGFIPPDGLNRLRAGETSVVRDAQHGLPGDTAATAGLRAGAAAQQIGAYVAVPYSQDGRWKAYFAVADSRARPWTTPEISLIQEVAGRVFPRIERARTEDARRTSEARFRAVANLVPDLLWESRPDGFTTWYNQRWLDYTGQTLEQATGWGWTNAVHPEDREGSAQRYGQAVQAGQPLRQEHRIRRHDGEYHWFVVNTVPIRDERGEVVWVYGAATDIHHLRVKSALLEERVEDRTRRLADLNSELRALAAASFHELSEPLRRLRGLLHLLERRAGDGLDEQMERYIELIRAEAQRAEGLAENLTALARLQNQELKPSRVALTPLLVQVRSDLAPALGARAGKWTVGELPVVEGDALLLRQAFTELVYHALRSAPGEARVEVGAEGSGDRVGVTVTVTPTQAEGADPGGDGLATARRVVRRHGGTLDVDVRGDQARFVVRLPGRLGE
- a CDS encoding ArsR/SmtB family transcription factor; this encodes MIALTLAARDLTQLRFAFSPLWEVVASLRTLRAPPSRAIHAAWARRAREVVSPADLPHLFALVPPQGYAPNFLTPPPSTPFPEVAAELAVLRATPPDLVVAEVREALAAHPTPDAARLAPYLTRPEASLAALADVLERYWEAALAPEWPRLRRVLERDVQFRARTLALYGPETLFAELHPLTRYRDGVLTVGLDHWEWRGSAAGRGLLLLPSVFAWPDLYVTVEAPWQPTVAYSAWGSANLWWDEPPGAPQVARVVMGERRAALLSLLCVPLTTQELARRLGLTPSAVSQQVGTLRAVGLVTSSRSGRYVWHQLSVRGLQVLTALSDEG
- a CDS encoding arylamine N-acetyltransferase family protein; this encodes MSDPAPRFTLSADEVASYLARLGLVGPLPPTVETLRLLHRTHLSRVPFENLDIHLGRNIVLDGRRLFDKVVGERRGGFCYEVNGLFAALLCALGFEVTLLSAQVAGQDGTLGREFDHLALRVDVGEPLLADVGFGDAFLEPLRLQPGLLQPEGDQTFRLDQEGEAWTLWERRAGGAWGRQYRFTLTPRELAEFAPMCDYHQTSPDSHFTRAALVTVVTPEGRVTLRGDRLYTTVHGQRDERVVSPEERAVLLDEHFGLRVPALPDRR